In Thermococcus zilligii AN1, a genomic segment contains:
- a CDS encoding cupin domain-containing protein — protein sequence MFVGHYKDVPEEETGFEGVTIRWLVYPKLGARNFAMRYFVMRKGSEIPIHQHDWEHEIFIVRGEGIITNGKGEHHVKAGDFLYVPPSEPHGYKATGETLEFLCIIPAKKEAVPEKKW from the coding sequence ATGTTCGTTGGCCACTATAAGGACGTTCCCGAGGAGGAGACAGGCTTTGAGGGGGTAACCATCCGGTGGCTGGTTTACCCGAAGCTGGGGGCCAGGAACTTCGCCATGAGGTATTTTGTCATGAGGAAGGGCTCGGAGATACCGATACACCAGCACGACTGGGAGCACGAGATATTCATAGTCAGGGGAGAGGGGATAATCACAAACGGGAAGGGGGAGCACCACGTTAAGGCCGGGGACTTCCTCTACGTCCCGCCCAGCGAGCCCCACGGTTACAAAGCCACGGGAGAAACCCTGGAATTCCTCTGCATTATCCCGGCGAAAAAAGAAGCCGTCCCGGAGAAGAAGTGGTGA
- a CDS encoding tRNA (N(6)-L-threonylcarbamoyladenosine(37)-C(2))-methylthiotransferase — protein sequence MVRVHVETYGCTRNRADGEIMEAILVRAGYELAETPEDADYVVVNTCAVKDPTEKHMKERIKELLDSGKRVIVTGCLPHVNPSTIDPRVSGILGVKSIDRIAEAVERAERGEKFVSVEGWRERNSDKLELPRLWKSGVAFVVPIGEGCLNACTYCSTHFARGVLKSYRPELIVKWVKEALIRGYKEIQLSSEDTGCYGFDIGTNLAKLLEEITAIEGDFRVRVGMMNPNHVIRILDELIDAYQSGKVYKFLHLPVQSGDNGVLRRMGRNYTVEEFEEIVGEFRRKVPGLNLNTDIIVGFPGETDEAFENTLELVKRVKPDKINVSRYSPRPGTIAAKWKQLPGWKVKERSRVLHRLRLGIAYEINQSYLGKKVEVLVHGPGEKGGVEGRTFNYKDIILDSGEPGELVEVRVTKASATYLLGVHE from the coding sequence ATGGTCAGGGTTCACGTTGAGACCTACGGCTGTACCAGGAACAGGGCGGACGGAGAGATAATGGAGGCCATACTCGTTAGGGCAGGCTATGAACTCGCTGAAACTCCCGAGGATGCCGATTACGTTGTGGTGAACACCTGCGCCGTGAAGGACCCCACCGAGAAGCACATGAAGGAGCGCATAAAGGAGCTCCTCGACTCCGGGAAGAGGGTAATCGTCACCGGGTGCCTTCCCCACGTCAATCCCTCCACCATAGACCCCCGCGTTTCCGGAATCCTCGGCGTTAAGAGCATAGACAGAATAGCCGAGGCCGTGGAGAGAGCAGAGAGGGGGGAGAAGTTCGTCAGCGTTGAGGGCTGGCGCGAGAGGAATTCAGATAAGCTTGAACTTCCCCGTCTCTGGAAGTCCGGCGTTGCTTTCGTGGTTCCGATAGGCGAGGGCTGTCTCAACGCCTGCACCTACTGCTCAACCCACTTTGCGAGGGGCGTTCTCAAGAGCTACAGGCCAGAACTCATCGTCAAGTGGGTGAAAGAGGCTCTGATCAGGGGCTACAAGGAGATACAGCTCTCCAGCGAGGACACAGGCTGCTACGGCTTTGATATAGGCACTAACTTAGCCAAACTCCTCGAAGAGATAACGGCCATCGAGGGCGACTTCCGCGTCAGGGTCGGCATGATGAACCCGAACCATGTGATAAGGATACTCGACGAGCTTATCGATGCCTACCAGAGCGGGAAGGTCTACAAGTTCCTTCATCTCCCGGTTCAGAGCGGCGACAACGGGGTTTTAAGGAGAATGGGCCGGAACTACACCGTCGAGGAGTTTGAAGAAATAGTCGGGGAGTTCAGGAGAAAGGTTCCGGGTTTGAACCTCAACACGGACATAATAGTCGGCTTTCCCGGCGAGACTGACGAGGCCTTCGAGAACACCCTCGAGCTCGTGAAGCGTGTGAAGCCGGACAAAATAAACGTCTCCCGCTATTCACCGAGGCCCGGAACGATAGCGGCAAAGTGGAAGCAGTTGCCGGGCTGGAAGGTAAAGGAGCGCTCCAGGGTTCTTCACAGGCTCAGGCTCGGGATAGCCTACGAGATAAACCAGTCCTACCTCGGGAAGAAAGTTGAAGTTCTCGTCCACGGCCCCGGGGAGAAGGGCGGTGTTGAGGGGAGAACCTTCAACTACAAGGATATAATCCTCGACTCCGGTGAGCCGGGGGAGTTGGTTGAGGTCAGGGTCACCAAGGCGAGCGCCACCTACCTCCTGGGCGTACATGAATAA
- a CDS encoding CDP-2,3-bis-(O-geranylgeranyl)-sn-glycerol synthase — MGWLSSLLWAFWYILPAYFANASPVVLGGGGPMDGGKTWRDGRRIFGDGKTWRGFFGGVATGTLIGAIQYFITPGFYGSFKTALLLAFLLSFGALIGDLVGSFIKRRLDLPRGYPAIGLDQLGFLISALAFAYPVKTISSGQMLALLILTPFIHWSANYFAYRMGWKSVPW, encoded by the coding sequence ATGGGCTGGCTTTCATCTCTCCTCTGGGCGTTCTGGTACATACTTCCGGCTTACTTCGCCAATGCCTCCCCCGTGGTGCTCGGCGGGGGAGGGCCGATGGACGGGGGAAAGACCTGGCGCGATGGGAGGAGGATATTCGGGGATGGAAAAACCTGGAGGGGCTTTTTTGGCGGCGTCGCAACTGGAACGCTCATCGGTGCAATCCAGTACTTCATAACTCCGGGCTTTTACGGCTCCTTTAAAACCGCCCTCCTGCTGGCTTTTCTGCTCTCCTTTGGTGCCCTCATCGGCGACCTCGTGGGGAGCTTCATAAAGCGGCGCTTGGACCTCCCGAGGGGTTATCCCGCCATTGGCCTCGACCAGCTGGGGTTCCTGATAAGTGCCCTGGCCTTTGCCTATCCGGTTAAGACAATCTCTTCCGGCCAGATGCTTGCCCTCCTGATCCTCACGCCCTTCATCCACTGGTCAGCCAACTACTTCGCCTACAGGATGGGCTGGAAGAGCGTCCCCTGGTAA
- the ttuA gene encoding tRNA-5-methyluridine(54) 2-sulfurtransferase, which produces MPTKCKFCDRPAFIKLHYPKMYLCEEHFKEYFERKVKRTIERYGMLKPDDKVLVVVSGGKDSAVTAHVLKKFGYNIECLHINLGIGEYSETSEIYAKKQCEMIGAPLHIVRVRELLGHGIGEVRTRRPTCSYCGLTKRYIFNKFAYDNGFDVVATGHNLDDEASFIFNNIMNWNTQYLAKQGPVAPSEFNGKLVKKVKPLYEVTEREVVAYALANGIEYKMEECPHAGGATTLEWKAILNEMEEKRPGTKINFVKGYLRKKGLFEAELEEEFKECKVCGMPSSGEVCSFCGFWGLEKPVDFRIKP; this is translated from the coding sequence ATGCCGACGAAGTGCAAGTTCTGCGACAGGCCAGCCTTCATAAAGCTTCACTACCCAAAAATGTACCTCTGCGAGGAGCATTTCAAAGAATATTTCGAGAGAAAGGTGAAAAGGACGATAGAGCGCTATGGGATGCTCAAGCCGGACGACAAGGTTTTGGTCGTCGTCTCCGGCGGGAAAGACTCGGCAGTCACAGCTCACGTCCTCAAGAAGTTCGGTTACAACATCGAATGCCTCCACATAAACCTTGGAATAGGCGAGTACAGCGAAACAAGTGAAATCTACGCCAAAAAGCAGTGCGAGATGATAGGTGCTCCCCTCCACATAGTCCGCGTGAGGGAGCTTTTGGGCCATGGAATCGGCGAGGTAAGAACGAGGAGGCCAACCTGCTCCTACTGTGGGCTAACCAAGCGCTACATCTTCAACAAGTTCGCCTACGACAACGGCTTTGACGTCGTTGCTACAGGTCATAACCTCGACGACGAGGCGAGCTTCATCTTCAACAACATCATGAACTGGAACACGCAGTATTTGGCGAAGCAGGGGCCGGTGGCGCCTTCGGAGTTCAACGGCAAGCTGGTGAAGAAGGTCAAGCCCCTCTACGAGGTCACCGAGAGGGAGGTCGTTGCCTACGCTTTAGCTAACGGCATAGAGTACAAGATGGAGGAGTGCCCGCACGCGGGTGGAGCAACAACGCTCGAATGGAAGGCCATTCTAAACGAGATGGAGGAGAAGAGGCCGGGAACGAAGATAAACTTCGTCAAGGGCTACCTGAGGAAGAAGGGCCTCTTCGAGGCCGAGCTGGAGGAAGAGTTTAAGGAGTGCAAAGTCTGCGGAATGCCGTCGAGCGGCGAGGTCTGCTCCTTCTGCGGGTTCTGGGGGCTGGAAAAGCCTGTTGATTTCAGGATAAAGCCTTAG
- a CDS encoding glycosyltransferase family 2 protein, which produces MNVSVKFQSSLYLYLLLIIGIALILPPLYALEAVLLFLFLMVFSGTIFYTLLLLALKRSYPFAPREIPENPVFEPLVYILIPAHNEESVIYRTAKAVLSQRYSNFRLFLINDNSTDGTLGIMERIQGENPGKVVVINVPPERGRSKPRALNYTLELIAEHFRHPDYVFILDADYLLEPNSLRKLVGILENAPNYVVGIQGNVRPRNWNRNFITRFITLERLVGFNVAIEGDMKLNENGKYGGTVALLRFPHLLHLGMFREDSVTEDTDLWARALIAGYRFWYYHGVIGWEEAVETLKDYVKQRSRWAQGHLQVMVEYYWTVLRSCSSVTEAFVEHFYIISYLVPVFWLLSVVLNLYLIIVGTAPGSLIRPRLFLGVSVLSFLVFWFSVAYSNWVERRRHSFGVQWWFVLLYPLYFGVFVVAGVVYTTRGLLRLIFGRLHWEKTRRFT; this is translated from the coding sequence ATGAACGTCTCAGTGAAATTCCAATCGAGCCTTTATCTTTATCTTCTGCTCATAATCGGCATAGCCCTCATTCTGCCGCCCCTCTATGCCCTCGAGGCCGTCCTCCTGTTTCTCTTCCTTATGGTTTTTTCTGGAACCATTTTCTACACTCTCCTGCTCCTTGCACTTAAACGGAGCTATCCCTTCGCCCCGCGGGAGATCCCAGAGAATCCTGTCTTTGAACCGCTTGTCTACATCCTCATCCCAGCGCACAACGAGGAGAGCGTGATATACAGGACTGCAAAAGCGGTGCTCTCTCAGAGATACTCCAACTTCAGGCTCTTTTTGATAAACGACAACTCAACCGACGGCACGCTGGGGATAATGGAGCGCATCCAGGGCGAGAATCCAGGAAAGGTGGTTGTGATAAACGTGCCCCCGGAGAGGGGAAGGAGCAAACCAAGGGCGTTAAATTACACCCTTGAGCTGATAGCGGAGCATTTCAGGCACCCTGATTACGTTTTCATCCTTGACGCTGATTACCTTCTTGAGCCTAATTCCCTGAGAAAGCTGGTTGGAATCCTCGAAAACGCCCCTAACTACGTTGTAGGTATACAGGGAAACGTTCGTCCGAGGAACTGGAACAGGAACTTTATAACGCGTTTTATCACTCTTGAACGCCTTGTTGGCTTTAACGTGGCCATCGAAGGGGACATGAAGCTCAACGAGAACGGAAAGTACGGGGGCACCGTAGCCCTCCTCAGATTCCCCCATCTCCTGCACCTGGGAATGTTCAGGGAGGACTCGGTAACCGAAGATACTGACCTGTGGGCGAGGGCACTTATTGCAGGTTATAGATTCTGGTACTACCATGGGGTAATTGGCTGGGAGGAAGCCGTTGAAACCCTGAAGGACTACGTCAAGCAGAGGTCCCGCTGGGCGCAGGGGCACCTCCAGGTCATGGTCGAGTATTATTGGACGGTTTTGAGGAGCTGTTCAAGTGTTACAGAGGCTTTTGTGGAGCATTTCTACATAATAAGCTATCTCGTACCTGTTTTCTGGCTCCTCTCGGTCGTCCTCAACCTCTACCTCATTATCGTTGGCACTGCACCCGGATCGCTGATCAGACCGAGGCTCTTCCTTGGTGTTTCGGTTCTCTCTTTCTTAGTGTTCTGGTTTTCAGTTGCGTACTCCAACTGGGTTGAGAGAAGGCGGCATTCCTTCGGTGTCCAGTGGTGGTTCGTTCTCCTGTATCCTCTGTATTTCGGAGTTTTTGTTGTGGCCGGCGTTGTCTACACGACGCGTGGTCTGCTCAGGCTGATTTTTGGAAGACTCCACTGGGAGAAAACGAGGAGATTCACCTGA
- a CDS encoding 6-pyruvoyl-tetrahydropterin synthase-related protein, whose product MEAGWKPWIGDWYAGFPFLRFYPPASYLSAALLGKLLGADIRGYAATLMLTSLAGALALWVYLGRTGRERYVAPVLFLLFPWHLGVAYLEGNFPRANSIALSPLFLLSALWLTDRRSRYLFASSLGISIVALTHHSIILPLTLTTLVLLWEELKEVDALSNSLKVAGLVTALTAFWYIPFLMEREWTNFWDIYTNVWLFRGYSVRPEYFLQPAGMAFLLFPGLVILGGLMRKNIEWRKFVLLLVFIYLALGAYSPTPWIHSVPPLSMIPPYRWMDMANLLVPLMAADLLTGTTLRWRYGAAFLLTASLVTGILLTPVEIGSYSHDLIGVSGFLKGQEGSDWRFVMYPPTGNALYSYMPALCGKPTVNGWYHEGNPAGKGEWTMWYLLDAGGNSTPYLRAYAIRFFITPLNRSPEGYTEVVRIGRYTVYESNVSFLQRTNFVLVGKFYEMPLDYAYLEDPSGLELIPPGSAGVIYTGQPSRDVEKILREFVEKGGTVLWIPEKSGELFGIKARMTPIEGSSLSSDTYNVSRFAPFTYEGWPWYGPVFNEGRPLVRVGNETLIGVVHIGEGTLYLVGGNLLFHALYWNSSYELGIIASLAGNDGDFRYLGGNVSDGFYRAKFEARGQVLLRISEAYYPHWHVEVNGLKVKTLRDDRTGLTLVPVNGSGEVVGEFRDPFLPMRMYSAIAWMIIGLYVLFEFSPKRRGLK is encoded by the coding sequence ATGGAAGCTGGGTGGAAGCCCTGGATAGGGGATTGGTACGCCGGCTTTCCATTCCTGCGCTTTTATCCGCCCGCTTCGTACCTTTCAGCGGCTTTACTTGGAAAACTCCTCGGGGCGGACATCAGAGGGTACGCCGCAACCCTAATGCTCACGTCCCTCGCCGGTGCCCTCGCACTCTGGGTTTACCTCGGAAGAACTGGCAGGGAAAGGTATGTGGCGCCCGTTCTCTTTCTGCTCTTTCCATGGCACCTTGGGGTTGCTTACTTAGAGGGCAACTTTCCGAGGGCAAACTCAATAGCTCTCTCCCCTCTGTTCCTCTTGTCCGCTTTGTGGCTCACCGATCGTCGGAGCAGATACCTCTTCGCATCTTCACTTGGAATATCTATCGTTGCACTCACCCACCACTCGATAATACTCCCCTTAACACTAACAACACTCGTTCTCCTGTGGGAGGAGCTAAAAGAGGTTGATGCCCTATCAAACTCCCTGAAAGTCGCCGGGCTCGTTACTGCTCTCACTGCCTTCTGGTACATTCCCTTCCTCATGGAGAGAGAATGGACAAACTTCTGGGACATCTACACAAACGTATGGCTCTTTAGGGGGTACAGCGTAAGGCCGGAGTACTTCCTTCAGCCCGCGGGGATGGCATTTCTTCTCTTCCCCGGTCTCGTGATTTTGGGAGGTCTAATGCGGAAAAACATAGAGTGGAGGAAGTTCGTGCTCCTTTTAGTGTTCATTTACCTGGCCCTCGGTGCTTACTCACCAACTCCGTGGATCCATTCCGTTCCTCCCCTGTCGATGATACCTCCGTACAGATGGATGGACATGGCAAACCTCCTCGTTCCGCTAATGGCCGCAGACCTCTTAACTGGCACGACGCTGAGGTGGAGATATGGGGCGGCTTTCCTACTTACCGCGAGCCTTGTCACTGGAATCCTGCTAACTCCAGTTGAAATTGGTAGTTACTCCCATGATCTGATTGGGGTTTCAGGCTTTCTAAAGGGGCAAGAGGGAAGCGACTGGAGATTTGTCATGTATCCTCCAACGGGAAATGCACTTTACAGCTACATGCCGGCCCTCTGCGGTAAACCCACAGTGAACGGCTGGTACCATGAGGGCAATCCCGCGGGAAAAGGAGAGTGGACGATGTGGTACCTTCTCGATGCAGGAGGCAACTCCACTCCCTACCTGAGGGCATACGCCATCCGGTTCTTCATAACGCCACTGAACCGCTCTCCAGAGGGATACACTGAGGTCGTGAGGATTGGGAGATACACTGTATACGAGTCCAACGTATCCTTCCTCCAAAGGACGAATTTCGTACTGGTAGGGAAGTTCTATGAGATGCCCTTGGATTATGCGTACCTTGAGGACCCCTCAGGGCTCGAATTAATCCCCCCTGGCTCCGCTGGGGTCATCTACACCGGCCAGCCCTCCAGGGACGTTGAGAAAATACTGAGGGAGTTCGTTGAAAAAGGGGGGACCGTCCTCTGGATACCCGAAAAGAGTGGAGAGCTTTTCGGAATAAAGGCCCGGATGACACCAATAGAAGGTTCCTCGCTTTCCTCAGACACCTACAACGTCTCCCGCTTCGCCCCCTTCACCTACGAGGGATGGCCCTGGTACGGCCCGGTTTTCAATGAGGGGAGACCCCTCGTAAGGGTAGGAAACGAGACCCTGATTGGGGTAGTCCATATTGGAGAGGGAACCCTGTATCTCGTTGGGGGGAACCTGCTCTTCCACGCCCTTTACTGGAACTCGAGCTACGAGCTCGGGATTATAGCCAGCCTCGCAGGGAACGATGGGGATTTCAGATACCTCGGAGGAAACGTCTCCGACGGTTTTTATCGCGCTAAGTTTGAGGCCCGCGGGCAGGTTCTCCTCCGCATATCCGAGGCGTACTATCCCCACTGGCACGTCGAAGTCAACGGGCTGAAGGTTAAAACGTTGAGGGACGACAGAACTGGCCTCACGCTCGTTCCAGTCAACGGGAGCGGTGAGGTTGTGGGCGAGTTTAGAGATCCATTCTTGCCAATGAGAATGTACTCTGCAATAGCCTGGATGATAATCGGCCTGTACGTTCTCTTCGAGTTCTCTCCAAAAAGAAGAGGGCTAAAATAA
- a CDS encoding alpha-amylase/4-alpha-glucanotransferase domain-containing protein, whose amino-acid sequence MVNFIFGIHNHQPLGNFGWVMESAYDRSYRPFMETLENYPNMKVAVHYSGPLLEWIAENRPEHLDLLRSLVKKGQLEIVVAGFYEPVLASIPKEDRIEQINMLKDFAKRLGYEAKGVWLTERVWQPELVKSLRAAGIEYVIVDDYHFMSAGLAKEELFWPYYTEDGGEVITVFPIDEKLRYLIPFRPVDKTLEYLHSLDDGDESKVAVFHDDGEKFGVWPGTYDWVYGKGWLREFFEKVSSDERINLMLYSEYLSKFKPRGLVYLPIASYFEMSEWSLPAKQAKLFVEFVEELKKENRFEKYRVFVRGGIWKNFFFKYPESNYMHKRMLMVSKAVGDNPEARKFLLKAQCNDAYWHGVFGGVYLPHLRRAVWENIIKANSFVSTGSFIRDIDFDGRDEVFLENRNFYAVFKPAYGGALFEFSSKRKAVNYNDVIARRWEHYHEVPEAATPEEGSGDGVASIHELGKQIPDRIRRELAYDSHLRAILQDHFIGPETTLDGYRLNRYVELGDFLTGAYDFSLFGNGLTLERDGTVSGKPAKVEKTFHVTEDGFVVDYTVRSDARALFGVELNLAVHSVMEEPAEFEAESFEVNDPYGIGRVRIELDRKARVWKYPIKTLSQSESGWDFIQQGVSYTLLFPVEGELRFRLRFREL is encoded by the coding sequence ATGGTGAACTTCATATTCGGGATACACAACCATCAGCCGCTGGGGAACTTCGGGTGGGTTATGGAGAGCGCTTACGATAGATCATACAGGCCCTTCATGGAGACGCTGGAGAACTACCCCAACATGAAGGTTGCCGTTCACTACTCGGGCCCGCTCCTTGAGTGGATAGCAGAGAACAGGCCAGAGCACCTCGACCTTCTCCGCTCGCTGGTGAAGAAGGGCCAGCTGGAAATAGTCGTGGCAGGTTTCTACGAGCCGGTCTTAGCTTCAATTCCCAAAGAGGACAGGATAGAGCAGATAAACATGCTGAAGGACTTCGCGAAGAGGCTCGGCTACGAGGCTAAGGGCGTCTGGCTGACGGAGAGGGTATGGCAGCCAGAGCTGGTAAAGAGCCTCCGCGCGGCTGGCATAGAGTACGTCATAGTTGACGACTACCACTTCATGAGCGCTGGTTTAGCTAAGGAAGAACTCTTCTGGCCCTACTACACCGAGGACGGCGGAGAGGTCATAACGGTCTTCCCGATAGACGAGAAGCTCCGCTATCTCATCCCCTTCCGCCCGGTTGATAAGACGCTGGAGTACCTCCACAGCCTTGACGACGGGGACGAGAGCAAGGTGGCCGTATTCCACGACGACGGCGAGAAGTTCGGCGTCTGGCCGGGAACCTACGATTGGGTCTACGGGAAGGGCTGGCTCAGGGAGTTCTTTGAGAAGGTTTCAAGCGACGAGAGGATAAACCTGATGCTTTACTCCGAGTACCTTTCAAAGTTCAAGCCGAGGGGCCTCGTCTACCTGCCAATCGCATCTTACTTCGAGATGAGCGAGTGGTCTCTGCCGGCAAAGCAGGCAAAGCTTTTCGTCGAGTTCGTTGAGGAGCTCAAGAAGGAGAACAGGTTCGAAAAGTACCGCGTTTTCGTGAGGGGGGGAATCTGGAAGAACTTCTTCTTCAAGTACCCTGAGAGCAACTACATGCACAAGAGAATGCTTATGGTGAGCAAAGCCGTTGGGGACAACCCGGAGGCGAGGAAGTTCCTCCTCAAGGCCCAGTGCAACGACGCCTACTGGCACGGCGTCTTCGGTGGCGTTTACCTCCCGCACCTGAGGAGGGCCGTCTGGGAGAACATCATAAAGGCCAACAGCTTCGTGTCCACGGGAAGCTTCATAAGGGACATAGACTTCGACGGCAGGGACGAGGTCTTCCTGGAGAACAGAAACTTCTACGCCGTCTTCAAGCCTGCCTACGGTGGAGCGCTCTTTGAGTTCAGCTCAAAGAGAAAGGCCGTCAACTACAACGACGTTATAGCCAGAAGGTGGGAGCACTACCACGAGGTTCCCGAGGCGGCTACTCCGGAAGAGGGAAGCGGCGATGGCGTTGCCAGCATACACGAGCTTGGAAAGCAGATCCCCGACAGGATAAGGCGCGAACTGGCCTATGATAGCCACCTCAGGGCCATCCTCCAGGACCACTTCATAGGGCCGGAGACGACCCTCGATGGGTACAGGCTGAACCGCTACGTGGAGCTTGGCGACTTCCTCACCGGGGCCTACGACTTCAGCCTCTTCGGGAACGGGCTGACCCTGGAGAGGGACGGAACGGTCTCAGGAAAGCCTGCTAAAGTTGAGAAGACCTTCCACGTCACGGAAGATGGCTTCGTAGTTGATTATACAGTGAGAAGCGATGCGAGGGCCCTCTTCGGCGTCGAGCTAAACCTGGCAGTTCACAGCGTCATGGAAGAGCCGGCTGAATTCGAGGCGGAGAGCTTTGAGGTCAACGACCCCTACGGCATCGGGAGGGTTAGAATAGAGCTCGACAGGAAGGCGAGGGTCTGGAAGTATCCGATAAAGACCCTCAGCCAGAGCGAGAGCGGCTGGGACTTCATCCAGCAGGGCGTCAGCTACACGCTTCTCTTCCCCGTGGAAGGGGAGCTCCGCTTCAGGCTGAGGTTCAGGGAGCTTTGA
- a CDS encoding diacylglycerol/polyprenol kinase family protein, translated as MPDGIKTEVKRKALHLTGLTVPAFYVLFGRELTLTFVALAFVLFVVLEPFRIIEGLSERIKVRLKIISPEMVSGVEVIEKHIKDIERSHERNGIGAHIYFSVASLVIVYFFSEEIAIASITVATIGDALAAVIGKSFGKHRFSNGKSLEGSLAYFLSGVTVIAPLMGLTVALIGSLAGTIAEFYELPPDDNFSNQLAIAVVLYLLTLL; from the coding sequence ATGCCGGATGGAATAAAAACTGAGGTCAAGAGAAAGGCCCTTCATCTGACGGGACTCACCGTTCCCGCTTTTTACGTGCTCTTCGGTAGGGAGCTGACCCTCACCTTCGTGGCCCTTGCCTTTGTCCTGTTTGTGGTTCTTGAGCCCTTCAGAATCATTGAGGGGCTGAGTGAGAGGATAAAGGTTAGGCTCAAGATAATAAGTCCGGAAATGGTCAGCGGCGTGGAGGTCATTGAGAAACACATTAAGGATATCGAGCGGTCGCACGAGAGGAACGGCATAGGGGCTCATATATACTTTTCAGTGGCCTCCCTCGTTATAGTGTACTTCTTTTCCGAGGAGATAGCCATAGCCTCAATAACCGTTGCAACGATAGGTGACGCCCTGGCGGCTGTAATAGGGAAAAGCTTTGGAAAACACCGCTTCTCCAACGGAAAGAGCCTTGAGGGAAGTCTGGCTTATTTTCTCTCCGGAGTAACTGTAATAGCCCCACTAATGGGATTAACAGTGGCGTTGATAGGCTCTCTGGCAGGTACAATAGCCGAGTTCTATGAGCTTCCCCCCGACGACAACTTCTCAAACCAGCTGGCGATTGCGGTGGTTCTCTACCTTCTCACCCTCCTCTGA
- a CDS encoding HAD family hydrolase, with the protein MLVLVDLDDTLCNTWEAGRKTLLRVIMYALRRRKFRLIRYFLLREYRKLESFDRYHKMNMSDVIREVLTRIYPDIRSKEVEEITSLVEKEFFSRLRLYPDALPFLEGLRKMGARVVLITDSSSEWQRKKLKMLGIEGFFDDVIISGETGYSKLTPHNFKLAVSKFGDDEVYVVGDRDETDMAGAKAIGAVGILVRRGYFKGRPSKNADYAVHDLFEALEVIRNAGWNKN; encoded by the coding sequence TTGCTTGTCTTAGTTGACCTCGACGATACACTCTGCAACACCTGGGAGGCTGGCAGGAAAACCCTCCTCAGGGTTATTATGTACGCTCTAAGGCGGCGGAAGTTCAGGCTTATCAGGTACTTCCTTCTCAGGGAGTACAGAAAGCTGGAGAGCTTCGATCGCTACCATAAAATGAACATGAGCGATGTCATCCGAGAGGTCCTTACGCGGATTTACCCCGATATCCGGAGCAAAGAGGTTGAGGAAATAACGTCCCTGGTTGAGAAGGAGTTCTTCTCCAGGCTGAGGCTCTATCCAGACGCCCTCCCCTTCCTGGAGGGTCTTCGAAAGATGGGCGCCAGAGTGGTTCTGATAACAGACTCCTCCTCGGAGTGGCAGAGGAAGAAGCTCAAGATGCTGGGCATTGAAGGCTTCTTTGACGACGTTATAATCAGCGGGGAGACGGGCTACTCAAAGCTAACCCCCCACAACTTTAAGCTGGCCGTCTCTAAGTTCGGGGACGATGAGGTGTACGTCGTGGGCGATAGAGACGAAACGGACATGGCGGGCGCAAAGGCCATAGGCGCCGTTGGCATACTCGTTAGGAGGGGCTACTTCAAAGGCAGGCCATCCAAAAACGCCGACTACGCTGTCCATGACCTTTTCGAGGCCCTCGAGGTGATAAGGAATGCCGGATGGAATAAAAACTGA
- a CDS encoding TIGR00304 family membrane protein: MKGEIIIMAGIALIFMGFLLVFIGTLVSSLGGETEVEGGGVIMIGPVPIVFGTGRGATIATILAAVLMVLWIVGALIARRG, translated from the coding sequence ATGAAGGGGGAAATAATCATAATGGCCGGGATAGCACTCATCTTCATGGGCTTTCTCCTGGTGTTCATAGGAACGCTTGTGTCGTCCTTGGGCGGAGAAACGGAAGTCGAGGGCGGGGGAGTGATAATGATAGGCCCCGTGCCGATAGTCTTCGGCACCGGAAGGGGAGCAACAATAGCCACGATCCTGGCGGCCGTTCTCATGGTTCTGTGGATCGTCGGAGCCCTCATAGCCAGGAGGGGATGA